GGTCAGGAGTCAATGGCTTAGTTTATGCTTCTGAACCTTTGAATGCCTGCAGCCCGTTAACAATCAAGGCAGTCAAGGGCCCGCCATCTCCCTTTGCATTAATTGTAAGAGGCGGATGCACATTTGATGAGAAAGTAAAAAATGCACAGGATGCTGGATTCAAAGCTGCAATTGTGTATGACAATGAAAATAGTGGGGTCCTGGTTTCAAGTAATTTTCCTTGTCACTAGTACTTGCTCCTTTTCATTTTCTTATTAATGCAACTTGTGTAGATGCATGATGCACTTTATCTATAGCATTGTGAAGTTGAATAGATAGTCATGCACTAAGTAGAGACAAGACTGGTGCACAAGCAAATTGCTCTCAGCTCTGCTCTCTACAAATTAGTCAAAAAATTTATTTCTGTTGATCATGCTCAAATATACAACAAAAATTAACTGCATAACTGGATGCAATTTCATTCCACTAATTTATATTGGCAATTGATTGTGTACCTCCTCTATCTAACTAGAAATGTTGCAGTGGCTGGAAGCTCAAGTGGCATACATATATATGCTGTTTTCATTTCGAAGGCCTCAGGAGAGGCGTTGAAGAAATTTTTAGGCCATACTGATGTAGAGGTGTGGATACTACCTACATTCGAGAACTCAGCCTGGTCAATCATGGCAATCTCATTCATATCACTGCTTGCCATGTCTACTGTATTAGCTACGTGTTTCTTTGTGAGAAGGCATCGAATAAGGAGAGACCACCCTAGAATCCCAGAAGCTAGAGAGTTCCATGGAATGAGCAGTCAACTAGTTAAGGCAATGCCAAGTCTTATTTTCACAAAAGTGCAAGAAGATAACTGCACATCGTCAATGTGCGCCATTTGTTTGGAAGACTACAATGTTGGAGAAAAGCTGAGAGTGCTGCCTTGTCGTCACAGTATGTTTGTCTCACTTTTCACACCTTACTTTTTTTTTGTCATATTATGCTACTATAATAGTATGACTGGGACTTTACCGCATCCAACTGATCTGCTATACTGTACTTTACAGTCTTCTGATTTGGGATGAAAAGAAACAAAACCTTGTGCAAGATCTGTATGAAACCCAACAAGAACTAGACAAAACAAAGCAGTAATTTAAAAATGTAACAAAAATATATATAGCAAGTTCATTTAAACAAACTAATTTTAATTGGTGTGGGGGGCATCTGGGCATCCCTTTTCTTGTAGTAATCACTTAATGCTTATGTTTAGAGAACATTACAGATTTTCTTGATTTATTACTTAATGTAAGGCAAGTGTTTTCTTGtaatagttttgagtttttatcCGCATCGATAATACTGCAAATTTAATTGACGGGGAAAAACAAGTTATTGCCCTGAATGAAGTGTATGTGTACCCTTGTATAAAAACCAGTTGTGCAAAGAATGGGATGTGTAAAGTAGCAAACTGATAATTTTTGCCCATTGCCTTGCAGAGTTCCATGCAGCTTGTGTGGACTTGTGGCTAACTTCTTGGAGAACATTCTGTCCTGTATGCAAGCGAGATGCGATGAGTGGAGTATCAgaacttcctgccacagaggctACCCCCTTGTTTTCTTCTGCTGTTCGGTTACCTTCTCAACGATCTTCATTCAGGTCGAGTGTGGCAGCCTCCCCTCCAAGGCGAATAAGCCGGTATCCTTCATCACACTCGGTTTCTCGTGCTTACTCTGTTTCTAGTACCCCCCAGTCTCCCAACCCCTTTAGATCTCACACAAACTTACCTGGCATCCATACAAGTAGAAGCACTGCAGACCTTGCAAATATGTCATCTCCCCACCCTCGCATCTCACATTTGCCCTCGGCGTACTCCCTGGTTGGCAGCCACCTGTCTCCACCAATCAGCATAAGGTATTCATTGCCCCAATTGGCCCATTCTGGGCATGGATCGCCCAGTCCACATGCCAGTTCACCCTACATCTCGAATTCTGGCTATGGTTCTTCAAGCTACTACTATCTTGGAGGCTCCAGCCAGCATGGGTCATACCTAAGGCGATGTGGAGAATCAGGGCCAAGCCTGTCTACCATGGTCCCTCGGTCGCCACAACAGTTTCAGTCGGAGGCAAATGCGGCGGCAGGCACATCATCAACTCAGTCCTTGCGGCAGTCCTACCTGAGAGGCTGTGGCGATTCAGATGCCAGTTTGTCTGACATGATGTCAGCCCAGTCATTGCCACAGCAGTTTCAGTCGGAGGCAAATGTGGTGGCAGGCACATCATCAGCTCAGTCCTTGCGGCAGTCCTACCTGAGATGCTGTGGCGATTCAGATGCCAGTTTGTCTGACATGACGTCAGCCCAGTCATTGCCTGGGTGCTGAGGAATGTGTTCGGATGTGCTACAAGACACGGCATGATCTGTGCATACAATGAGGCGTGTAACATTACATAAGGTGGAGAGAAACATGTGtagcatagattttgttcttGTTCTAGTTTTTGAGTGGTATAGTTTTCGTACTTTTGTCGTGTGCATATGACATAAAAGGAAACTGTTGAAGTTGACTTTGGTGACATTTAGTCCTCACGATGCACCCGTGACGGCTCTCTGCCGGCAACAGTAGTCATGGCAAGGTTTTAGTAATTCATgtgctttattctttttcttttattttctccttAGGTTTGCTACTCTGTACACACAGTTGAACGAGTTAGTACTCAGTTGCAAACATCTGATGTTAATATTATGCCGCTCAGTGAACATGAAGGAAGAGGAATGGTCTGAGCAAATTCAGAAAACAGGCTTCGTTTGTAAAATTATGGTTTTGGAATTGGAAATCCTATGTTCAATTGGGAAAAAATGGGGAAAAAAAATTAGTGCTGATGGTCCCATCTTTGCTTCATGTCCCAGAGCGCGTACATTCTGGCGCTGTCTTCACATGACAGTCCCTGATGGTCCTCAGCGGCAGGCGTGGTGTGTCGGCCTGGAGTTGGACTTACCCGCCAAGGACCGGCTCGACGTGATACTCATCTCCCTCTGGCACCTCTGGAAGGCTCGGAATGCAATGATCTTCGACGATGAAGATGTCCCACCTACTGCTATCATGCGCGGGGTCGTCAAGGACCTTGAACGA
The sequence above is drawn from the Miscanthus floridulus cultivar M001 chromosome 15, ASM1932011v1, whole genome shotgun sequence genome and encodes:
- the LOC136506714 gene encoding receptor homology region, transmembrane domain- and RING domain-containing protein 1-like isoform X2, whose protein sequence is MKSRFLVLCVIVCLMAQMGDANVVLLGNNLTLSFDDIEASFSPGVKGSGVNGLVYASEPLNACSPLTIKAVKGPPSPFALIVRGGCTFDEKVKNAQDAGFKAAIVYDNENSGVLVSMAGSSSGIHIYAVFISKASGEALKKFLGHTDVEVWILPTFENSAWSIMAISFISLLAMSTVLATCFFVRRHRIRRDHPRIPEAREFHGMSSQLVKAMPSLIFTKVQEDNCTSSMCAICLEDYNVGEKLRVLPCRHKFHAACVDLWLTSWRTFCPVCKRDAMSGVSELPATEATPLFSSAVRLPSQRSSFRSSVAASPPRRISRYPSSHSVSRAYSVSSTPQSPNPFRSHTNLPGIHTSRSTADLANMSSPHPRISHLPSAYSLVGSHLSPPISIRYSLPQLAHSGHGSPSPHASSPYISNSGYGSSSYYYLGGSSQHGSYLRRCGESGPSLSTMVPRSPQQFQSEANAAAGTSSTQSLRQSYLRGCGDSDASLSDMMSAQSLPQQFQSEANVVAGTSSAQSLRQSYLRCCGDSDASLSDMTSAQSLPGC
- the LOC136506714 gene encoding receptor homology region, transmembrane domain- and RING domain-containing protein 1-like isoform X1 gives rise to the protein MVTSECIALPTIMLLWLFYTSSLTNIRLGLLIVYASFFSYSYPFSHSSNILFSLRIQTCHFNWIAAPGVKGSGVNGLVYASEPLNACSPLTIKAVKGPPSPFALIVRGGCTFDEKVKNAQDAGFKAAIVYDNENSGVLVSMAGSSSGIHIYAVFISKASGEALKKFLGHTDVEVWILPTFENSAWSIMAISFISLLAMSTVLATCFFVRRHRIRRDHPRIPEAREFHGMSSQLVKAMPSLIFTKVQEDNCTSSMCAICLEDYNVGEKLRVLPCRHKFHAACVDLWLTSWRTFCPVCKRDAMSGVSELPATEATPLFSSAVRLPSQRSSFRSSVAASPPRRISRYPSSHSVSRAYSVSSTPQSPNPFRSHTNLPGIHTSRSTADLANMSSPHPRISHLPSAYSLVGSHLSPPISIRYSLPQLAHSGHGSPSPHASSPYISNSGYGSSSYYYLGGSSQHGSYLRRCGESGPSLSTMVPRSPQQFQSEANAAAGTSSTQSLRQSYLRGCGDSDASLSDMMSAQSLPQQFQSEANVVAGTSSAQSLRQSYLRCCGDSDASLSDMTSAQSLPGC